CTTTAAGTATTTCACCATTGATTCCCGCCCATATTTTACCGTCCTCGTCAATATCCTGAAGAGCGATATTCGGTCCGTTCAAGGCAACGGAAACGAGGGTGGAAACAGATTTTACTTCTCCTTTTTCGTTAAATTCAATACGATTGAGCTTATTGGCGCAGTGTAACCAGATGCAACCTTTAGAATCTTTCATGACGTGTGTAGCCGGCTGGTTCAAGATGTTTTTCAATACCCCTTTGGCATCTCGCGGCAAGGTCGGTCTCAGGTTGGTGAGGTCAATGATGTCCGTTCCTCCTTCCGACACCATCCAAAGTCTTTGAAATGAATCTTCGCATACATTAATAATAAAGTTGCTTTTCAGCCTGCAATGAGGGGTATTGGGATTGTAATTCACAAACTCATAGCCATCGTAGCGCGAAACTCCGCCTCCGGCAGTTGAAATCCATAGAAATCCACGGCTGTCCTTATATAAGTCATCTATGAAATTGTGGGGCAATCCGTTGTTCATTGTCACGTATGTGATGTTGTAGCGGTCGGCGAACCGTTCTTGTGCATGTACGTTCTTCCGGCCGGCAAAAAACAGAATATTATAGATTATAAGGAGTACGAATAGGTGTTTTTTCATGCGAGTACGTATTAATAAGAGCAAAGTTAAAAGATAATCTCAAATCGCAAAAGCGAAACGGGCTTCTTTTCGGCAGAATACAGGATTGTCCACCAATCGTGTTCGTATGTCCACCTTCAATAGGTGAAACAGGCCGTATTTTTGTAACATAATTGATGAACGAAAACACTGATGTTATGAAAAACTTGTTCTTGCCCGTCTTTTTAATTGCAGGCAGCTTGTTCGCAAGCTGCACTTCTGCTGTGTTTAAACCGATTCCTTCTGCGAATCCTTGGGATGACAATTATTTATCCGTAGCTAAAATGGAAAATTACCGCCAGTGGGGAACATATAATGTGCACGACCCGTCCTGCCGCAAGCTGGGCGACTATTATTATATGTATTCTACTGACGCTATTTTCGGTGAAAACCAGAAGGAAGCCAAAGAAAAAGAAGTTCCCTTGGGATATATCCAGATGCGCCGTTCCAAAGATCTGGTACATTGGGAATTTCTGGGATGGGCTTTTCCCGAGATACCCGAAGAAGCTGTCCGGTGGGTACAGGCTCACGCGGGCGGACATGGAGCTACAAATATCTGGGCTCCCTATATCATCCCCTACAAGGACAAATATCGTCTGTACTATTGCGTATCCGCATTCGGGCGTAAGACTTCCTATATCGGGCTTGCTGAATCCGTTTCTCCCGAAGGGCCGTGGACGCAAGTGGGTTGTACCGTAAAGACAGATGACTCCACTGCTATGAATGCCATCGACCCAAGTGTCATAGTAGACGAGGTCACCGGAAAATGGTGGATGCATTATGGCTCTTTCTTCGGCGGATTATACTGTGTAGAATTGAACCCTGAAACTGGATTGCCTCTGAAAAACGGAGACTTGGGGCATCTTGTAGCACGTCGTGCCAATTACAGGAAAGACAACCTCGAAGCACCGGAAATAATTTACAACCCTGATTTGAAACAATACTATCTGTTCACTTCTTATGACCCGTTGATGACAACCTATAATGTACGTGTCAGCCGTTCGGACGCCGCTGAGGGGCCGTTTGTCGATTATTCGGGAAAGGCGGTGAAAGATACGACCAATAATTTCCCGATATTGACCGCTCCCTATCGTTTTGAGAATCATCAAGGATGGGCTGGTACAGCGCATTGCGGAGTTTTCTCCGATGGTGAAGGAAACTATTTCATGGCTCACCAAGGGCGTCTTTCTCCGCAAAACCAGTTGATGGTATTGCATATTCGCCAGTTGTTCTTTACACCGGACGGATGGCCGGTCGTTTCTCCCGAAAGATATGCAGGGACAGTTCCCCGTAAATTCACCGAAGCGGACTTGGCAGGAGAGTGGGAGATCATCCGTGTGCAGGAACCAAAGTACGAACGCCAGTTGGAAGCCGGACAAATCCTTTGGGGCGAAGGTGAATTGAAAGACGGTGAGTGGAATCTCTCAACCCGTATCAGTTTATTAAAGGATGGAACCTGCAAAGGGGAGATGACGGATGATGAATGGAAAATTGTGCAAATGAATGGAAACTGGTCCTTTTTGACCGAAAAACACCTGTTAATGGTAAAATTTGGCAAAGAGGAAATTAATAATCTGATTATCTTTGCAGGACATGATTGGGAGAATGAAACAGAAACCATTCTCTTTACCGGGCTCGATAGTCAGGGACGTTCTGTCTGGGGAAAAAGAATCAAATAAACCATATATAATTTTTTATTGAAAACCATGAGAAGATACACAGAAATCTTGGCTGCATTAGCCATCTCTGCCGGAATGGCACTTCATGCGCAAACCAATGAAATGGTGATACAAACCAAGAAGTTGGGAGCTGAAATTCAACCTACCATGTACGGACTCTTTTTTGAGGACATCAACTATGCTGCCGACGGGGGGCTTTATGCTGAATTGGTCAAGAACCGTTCATTCGAGTTTCCCCAACACTTGATGGGCTGGAATACTTACGGAAAAGTGTCATTGATGGACGACGGCCCTTTCGAACGCAATCCTCATTATGTACGCCTTTCCGACCCGGGACACGCGCATAAGCATACCGGACTTGATAACGAAGGCTTTTTCGGTATCGGTGTTAAGAAAGGAGAGGAGTATCGTTTTTCCGTTTGGGCACGCCTGCCACAGGGAAGTGCGAAAGAAACATTGCGGATTGAACTCGTAGATACCAAATCAATGGGCGAACGTCAGGCTTTTGCCACACAGAATCTTACCATTGATTCAAAAGAATGGAAAAAATATCAGGTTATCCTGAAACCGGGAGTAACCAATCCTAAATCTACGCTTCGCATTTTTCTTACTTCCAAAGGAACTGTAGATTTGGAACACATTTCTCTTTTCCCGGTAGATACTTGGAAAGGACATGAAAACGGACTCCGTAAAGACCTTGCACAGGCTTTGGCGGATATTCATCCGGGAGTCTTCCGTTTTCCCGGCGGCTGTATTGTAGAAGGTACCGACCTGGAAACCCGCTATGACTGGAAGAAGTCAGTGGGTCCCGTGGAAAACCGTCCTTTGAACGAAAACCGTTGGCAATATACTTTTACCCACCGTTTCTTCCCGGATTATTATCAAAGCTACGGGCTTGGATTCTATGAATACTTTCTTTTGTCGGAAGAAATGGGTGCAGAACCTCTTCCAATTCTGAATTGCGGTTTGTCTTGCCAATATCAGAATGACGACCTGAAAGCTCACGTAGCAGTCTGCGATTTGGACAGCTATATTCAGGACGCACTTGACCTGATTGAATTTGCCAATGGCGATGTTAATACGACTTGGGGAAAAGTGCGTGCAGATATGGGGCATCCTGCTCCTTTCAATCTGAAATTTATCGGTATTGGTAACGAACAATGGGGTAAAGAATATCCCGAACGTCTTGAGCCGTTTATCAAAGCTATCCGTAAGGTATATCCCGATGTGAAGATTGTAGGCAGCTCCGGCCCTAATTCCGAAGGTAAGGAATTCGATTACCTGTGGCCCGAAATGAAACGCCTGAAAGCCGATTTGGTGGACGAACACTTCTATCGTCCCGAAAGCTGGTTCTTAGCCCAAGGTGCACGTTATGACAACTACGACCGTAAAGGTCCGAAAGTCTTTGCCGGTGAATATGCCTGCCACGGAAAAGGAAAGAAATGGAACCATTTCAATGCCGCTTTGCTCGAAGCTGCTTTCATGACTGGATTGGAACGTAATGCTGACATCGTTCACATGGCCACTTATGCTCCGCTTTTCGCTCATGTGGAAGGATGGCAATGGCGTCCTGATATGATTTGGTTCGATAACCTGAACTCTGTGCGTACCACTAGCTATTATGTACAACAACTGTATGCGCAAAACAAAGGAACAAATGTACTTCCCCTTACCATGAACAAGAAAAATGTAACGGGAGCCGAAGGACAGAACGGGCTCTTTGCCAGTGCTGTTTACGATAAGGATAAGAATGAACTGATTGTAAAGGTTGCCAATACTTCCGCCACAATACAGCCAATTTCCTTGAGTTTTGAAGGATTGAAGAAACAAGATGTATTGTCTAATGGTCGTTGTATTAAACTTCGTTCGCTTGATTTGGATAAGGATAATACACTTGAGCAACCTTTTGCCATTACTCCGCAAGAGACTCCGGTATCTATTGAAGGGCATGTGTTTACAGCCGAGTTGGAACCGAATACATTTACTGTTTATAAATTCACGAAGAAATGATAAATAAGAGTAAATTCATAGTTCTCTCATTTGCACTGACAGCCTTTTCCGGACTGTCAGCGCAGAATGATACTACTTTTATTGCCAATGGCAATCCCATCATTCAATATAAATATACGGCGGATCCGGGAGCCATGGTACATGATGGGAAAGTATATATCTACGCCGGACACGATGAATGTCCGCCCCCCAAAGAACATTATTTGATGAATGAATGGTGTGTCTTTTCCTCTCCCGACATGAAAACATGGACGGAACATCCCGTTCCTTTAAAAGCCAAGGATTTCAGTTGGGCAAAAGGTGAGGCGTGGGCAAGCCAGGTGATTGAGCGTGACGGCAAGTTTTATTGGTATGTAACGGTAGAACACAATACGATTCCCGGTAAATCTATCGGTGTAGCCGTTTCTGATTCTCCGACAGGTCCTTTTGCAGATGCCCGCGGTTCGGCATTGATCACCAATGACATGACCACCGAATATACCAAAATTCGGTGGGATGATATTGATCCGACAGTTTTTATTGACGATGACGGTCAGGCGTATCTTTATTGGGGAAACACCCAATGCTACTATGCCAGACTGAAAAAGAACATGATCGAATTGGACGGTCCGATTATCCCGGTTAGTCTTCCTCGTTTTACGGAAGCTCCTTGGATTCATAAACGTGGAGACTGGTATTATCTCTCGTATGCTTCCGGATTTCCAGAAAAGATTTGCTATGCAATGAGCCGTAGCATTACAGGATCTTGGGAATATAAAGGTATCCTGAATGAAATTGCGGGTAACTCCAATACTAACCACCAGGCCATCATCGAATTTAAGGGAGACTGGTATTTCATTTATCACAATGGCGGCATTAATACGGCCGGTGGCAGTTTCCGTCGCTCCGTTTGCATCGACCGTTTGTATTACAATGAAGACGGCACAATGAAGAGAATACAGATGACGACAGAAGGCGTACAGTAAAAGAATAATAAGATTGGAGTTAGTTAAATCAGTAGATAATAGGTTTTAGGTTTTGTTAATTGAGAAGAAGGGCGGCTACCGTGATGGGAAGCCGCCCTTCTTAGTTATTTAATCTTGAATAATTTCTTATTCCAATCTACGAGAACCGTCGCCGATTACTACATCATATACTTTCGGGCTTCTGCCGAATTTAGCTTTGAAAGCAGCTTTTGTCTTTTCAACGAAGTTATCGTACAATTCGTCTTTAACAAGGTTGATAGTACAACCACCGAAGCCACCACCCATTACACGTGAACCGGTTACACCGTATTCTTTAGCGCAGTCATTCAGGAAGTCGAGTTCTTCGCAGCTTACTTCGTACAGCTTGCTCATGCCGTGATGAGTTTCGTACATCTTCTGACCGACAGTTTCGTAATCATCCTTTTCCAATGCCTCGCAAACATCGAGTACACGTTGGATTTCTTCGATTACATATTCTGCACGCATATAGTCTTCAGCGCTGATATCAGCTTTCGCTTCTTCCAGCATAGCCATTGTACAGTCGCGCAGGAATTCTACGTGCGGATGTTTTTTCTGGATAGCGGCAACAGCAGCTTCACAGCTTTGGCGACGCTTGTTGTAAGCGGAAGAAGCCAATTCGTGTTTCACAACAGAATCCATCAGCACCAGGCGATAGCCTTCCGGATGGAAGGGGAAATACTGATACTCCAGTGAACGGCAATCCAAACGGATCAAGCTGCCTGCTTTACCGAACACAGAAGCAAACTGGTCCATGATACCGCAGTTCACGCCGCAGTAGTTGTGTTCTGTTGCCTGGCCCACTTTAGCCAATTCGAATTTATCTATTTTGTTTTCACCGAACAGTTCGTTCAATGCGAAAGCATACGTACTTTCCAAAGCAGCAGAAGAAGACATACCTGCACCCAGAGGTACATCACCTGCAAAAGCAGTATTGAATCCCTTTACGTCAACGCCACGTTTAATCATTTCACGGCATACGCCGAAAATATATCTTGCCCAGCTGGCACGTGGAGCATCCTCTTCGTTCAGGCCAAATTCTACATAGTCTTTCAAGTCGATAGAGTAAGCTCTCACTTTGTCAGTACCGTTCGGTTTGATTTCAGCAATCATGCCTTTGTCCACTGCTCCCGGAAATACGAATCCACCGTTGTAGTCAGTGTGTTCGCCGATCAGGTTGATACGACCCGGAGAAGCATATAAAAATCCGGTAGTTCCGTCAAAGTGTTTAATGAATCGACTTCTTACGTATTCTGTATCCATGATATTAATAGTTTAAAGGTGAATAATTTATATATGATTATTCCACAGGAATATCTTTGTTGACATTTTTGCAACCGATTTTGCTATAATATAAAATATAGACCAACATAGCGATAATCAGCCAGTAGCTTGTGATCGGGTTGGTTGCTTTTGCTATGAAGTCTTGAATCAATGGCATGATACCACCACCGACTACCATCATCATGAATAAGCCGGACGCAGCAGCCGTATACTTGCCCAGTCCTTCTACAGCAAGGTTGAAGATACCGCCCCACATAACAGAAGTGGAAAGTCCGCATACTGCAATAAGGAAACATTTCATTGGAATTTCATTTCCTTTGAATTCTACAGTGACTGTTTCAGGCATCAGGATAGCAATCAGCAACATGATAATGGCAAACAAGGAAACGGCAGTCATTTGTGCAGTAGTTGAAATTTTTCCGCTGATGATACTGCTGGAAGCACGTCCGATAAGCATCAGGAACCAGTAACTGGCAGCCAATGTACCACCTATGGCTGCTGAGCCTTCGAATCCTAGGTTCGTGATATAGAAGTTTAGCTGTGCCGGTATACCGATTTCTACGCCCACATAGAAGAAAATAGCAATAACGCCCAGCAGACAGTGACGGAAAGCCAATGGACTGTGTTCGAACTTCTTGTTTCCTGTGTTAGCTTGCGGTTCGGGGATGGCAACAAATGAAATGATGACGAATGACAGAATGAATATACCGATACCGATAAACAAAAGAGGAGCTACATTGCTCATGCTTGTTTCAGCGGTAACTTGCCCAATCAATACACCTACCAATAGCGGCGTCAATGTTCCGGTCAGTGAGTTCAAGGTACCCCCGATTTGAATCAACTGGTTTCCTTTGTTTCCACCGCCGCCTAAAAGGTTCAACATCGGGTTTACTACGGTGTTCAACATACATACACAGAAACCGCAGATGAATGCCCCAAACAGATAGATAATAAGGTTCAGAGCAACGATTTGACCATCATAAGTGAAAGTTTCGATGTCTGCGCCGAAAATACTGGAAAGATATTGTACAATCAATCCGATAGCACCTACTGCCAAGGCGCTCAAAGCAGTCTTCTTATACCCGTATTTAACGAGCATTTTACCTGCGGGAATACCCATAAACAGGTAAGCCGCAAAGTTCATCATGTTTCCCATCATGGCAGCCCAACTATATTGGAATCCCCAGATATTACCGAATGGAGCGGCCATGTTAGTAACAAATGAAATCATCGCAAAAATAAAGCACATTGTGATAATAGCGATGAGATTACCACTCTTTTTTTCTTGTGTCATGGTTCAAAAAAAATGTTAGTTTATAAAATTAGGTTAGTTGTTTTTCAAATCTTATTCTTCCACAGTAAACTTGTAAACAGTGATCTGTTGGTATTCATCACCCGGCAGCAAAGTAGCCGATGGGAAATGTGGCTTGTTCGGAGTATCCGGGAAACACTGTGCTTCAAAGCAGATAGCGCTTCTTGCAGGGAATGTAGCCCCATGTGCGCCTTCAAATCCATTCAGCCAGTTGCCTGTATAGAGTTGCACGCCGGCTTCGGTGGTATACACTTCCATGATACGGCCGCTTTTCGGGTCTTTGCAAGTAGCAGCCAGGTCGAGTGAGCCGCTCTCTATCTTGTTCAATACATAGCAGTGGTCGTAGCCGGCACCAAAAATCAGTTGCTGGAATTTGTCATTGATACGTTCGCCTACGGTGTGCGGAGTACGGAAATCCATCGGAGTACCCTCTACTTTGGCAATTTCGCCTGTTGGAATAGAAACTTCATCGATAGGCGTATAGAAATCAGCGTTGATAGTAACGATGTGGTCGTTGACGGTAGGAGTAGGAGTGGAGATACCAGCGAGGTTGAAGAAACCGTGGTTAGTCAGATTAACGACTGTGGCTTTGTCGGTTGTTGCGCGGTATTCGATAGTCAGTGCGTTTACTTCGTTTTCCAGGTGGTAGGTCATTTCTACTTCCAGTTTGCCGGGGAATCCTTCTTCGCCATCGGCAGAAACATAGTTGAATTGCACTGTGCTCTCGTCAAGTTGTATAGCGTCCCATACACGAGCGTGGAAACCGGTAGGTCCTCCATGCAAGGAATTAGGACCGTTGTTGATGGTGAGTTCATGTTCTTCGCCGAACAATGTGAATTTTCCTTTGGCGATACGGTTGCCGTAGCGTCCGATAGTAGTGCTTAGGAAAGGTTCCGGGCTGTTGATGACGTGGTCGATGCTGTCGTGTCCGAGGATTACATTGGCATACTTACCGTTTTTGTCCGGTACCATGATAGAAAGAATGGCGCATCCGTAATTGGTTACAGCTACTTCCATTCCCTTTGTGTTTTTGAGGATAAATAAATCGGTTTTCTTATCATTTATATCCTTTTGGAAATCTTTCCGGCTGAGCCCTGATAGATTCCCTTCTGTTGGGAATGTGTTATTCATGTTTGGTATTATTAAAAATTTCCTGCAAATAAAGGGAAATTCTTTCTTTCTCACAAATTATTCCGACTAAATATAACAGGTGCTTTAGGAAAGTTTAGCTTTATTACTTCATCTTCTTTCGGATACAAAAGCAAAAGATGATTTCTTAAATGAATTTTCATCCTCCTTTTCTTTAAAACTAAACTATTTTTTGTATGTTTGCTCCCGGATTGTAACAATCCGAGCGAATTTAATCTAAGTTTATAACAAGAAAAACTAAAATGTATCCATTAAAATTCGAACCTATTCTGAAGCAGACGCTTTGGGGGGGCGACAAAATTATTCCATTCAAGCATTTGAACGCAGACTTGAAAGGAGTAGGAGAAAGCTGGGAGATTTCCGGTGTTGAGGACAATGAATCCGTAGTGGCTAATGGCCCGGATAAAGGTTTAACCTTAGCCGATATGGTAAGAAAGTATCGTGAGGAACTGGTTGGTGAAGCGAATTATGCCCGTTTCGGCAACAAATTTCCGTTGCTCATTAAGTTCATCGATGCCAAACAGGATTTGTCAATCCAGGTACACCCAACAGATGAGTTGGCGAAGAAACGCCATAATTCGATGGGAAAAACCGAGATGTGGTATGTGGTAGATGCCGACCAAGGAGCTAAATTGCGTTCAGGATTCTCTGAACAGATTACCCCGAAAGAATATAAAGAACGCGTGTTGAACAATACGATTACCGACGTATTGCAAGAGTATGAAATCCATCCGGGTGATGTGTTTTTCCTTCCTGCCGGACGTGTGCATAGTATCGGAGCCGGGGCGTTCATTGCCGAGATTCAACAGACTTCTGACATAACGTACCGTATCTACGACTTCAACCGCAAGGACGCGAACGGCAAAACCCGTGAACTTCACACCGATTTAGCTCGTGAAGCCATCAATTACGAAGTATTGGATGACTACCGCACTAAATACGATGCAGTGAAGGATGAACCGGTAGAATTGGTGGCATGTCCTTATTTCACGACTTCTCTGTATGACATGACTGAAGAAATCAGTTGTGATTACTCGGAACTTGACTCGTTTGTGATTTTTATCTGCATGGAAGGTACATGCAAAATGAGAGACAATGAAGGCAATGAACTGACTGTTAGTGCCGGAGAATCTATTTTGTTGCCTGCAACTACGCAAGACATCACAATCACTCCTGAAGGAGGAAATGTGAAATTGTTGGAGACATACGTGTAAAATTTAATATGCATATAGTTAAGGTCATTCGACTTTGTTCCGTTATGGCGGGCAAAGCCGGATGACCTTTTTCTGTAAAGCTATGCTTTAGCAATCGTAAAGCATAGCTTTATGGTCTCTAAAGCGGTGCTTTAGGTTGTATAAAACATAGCTATTATTAATGGGGAGGGTACAGAAGGTACAGAAATTCACCCCTCCCTATCACACACGCACACGTATACGTATACGCGCGCGTTTATTTATGTATGCGAGAAATGCATATAATATATTAAGGATATGTGGAAATAGAATTATGGATAAGAGGCATTGGGAGGATATCCGTTTCTGTCCATATTCTATTTCTCACCTATATTATACGCGTGCGTGTGCGTGTGTGATAGGGAGGGGTGAATTTCTGTACCTTCTGTACCCGTCTTGCGATGAAAAGAAGTAATTGTAAGCTACCTTGGTTGTTTGATAAATCGGTTGGCGTTGAAAAATTAATTATCTCAATTTCCTAAAATACGTCCGCATCTTCCGCATAATCTTGATTCCTATCATTACTCCGTCAAAGATAGCCATCCCGGTATTGAACGAACGCATGATAGCATCCGCCTTATTGGTTGCCGGAGCAATCGGGGCAAATATCTCGCGTGTTGTAGCGGTCATGGCTCTTTTTTGGGCATGAATCTCATCCAAGAGTTTCTTTTTACGTTCGGCAATCTCTTCTAACGTGAATTTCTTTGGTGGTGTCTGCGCATTCATAATTTATTTATTTGAATCAGTTAAAAATAAATTAGCTAGGAAGTTCACCATCGGAGAAATGATGAGCTGCTTGCGGAAAATAATAACCAAGGCGATGAGAGCCATGTTGATACCCGCAATAATGGCGAAACTCGACATCAGTCCGCCCACGAAAGGCTCTAATATATAAGCAAGAGCAAAAAATAAATAAAACAGGGCAACCATGCCCAAGATAATAAGTATTAGTATCATTATTAACGTGGAAAAAAGTATGGTTAACTTCTCCGTCAATTCTAATATGGTATATTCTTTTTGAAGCTTCAGATATTTCTTAAACTCAAAAAATAACTGCTGAAAATTTTCAATACTTTTATCGTCTCCCAACATAGTCACTCTGTTTTTAATCTTTGGTTACTTACTTATTCTGCTATTTCTCCTTTCATCTCCGCAGCAATCTCGTCAACAAGAGTTTCCATTTCGCTACGGTTTAGTTTGATTCCTTTTTTACGAAGAATTTCTGCAATTTTGTGACGAGTGTCTTCTCCTTTTTCAGGAGCAAATAAAATACCAAGGGCTGCGCCTACGGCTGCACCACCCAGAAAAGCTGCTAAAACATTCAATCCTTTCATAATGTATAATGTTTAAAATGATTATAATACAACAAATATAACATTTTTATGGAAAGGTTGTTCATGCAAACAGGAAAAAAGTGCTTTGTTTTATAATTCTTTTTTTCTTTAGGGGTTTAATCTTATTTAACGGAGCTTTGTAGCTTACCATTGAAGGTTAAGACGTACTTTTGTTTTCAAATATTGTAAATCAAAACATAATGGAAGCTAAGATTGTTTTAATAACAGGTGCCGATAGCGGAATGGGTGAAGACAAACTTTGATGCCTACAAATCAGGTAAAGGGTACTATTTCGTATAAGAAAAAGCCGGAATAGACGTTTTTTTGATGGTTTTCTTTGCCGGATGATAAAATTTCTATTATTTTGTTGCCCGAAATTAAAATAGAATAGACGAAAATATTGAATTATTAATTAAAACAGAGTATAGGATTATGAAAAAATTAGTCGTATTAGGAATGGGGGTATGCTTGGTGCTGGCATTTGCATCTTGTAAATCCAGCGAAAGTGCCTATAAGAAAGCTTACGAAAAAGCTAAACAACAAGAATTGGCAGAACCGCAGGTGGAAGCTCCGGTAGAAGTAACTCCGGTAGTTGCAGCTCCTGTGACAACTACTAAAGTGGCAGATACATCCGGCGTTCGTCAGGAAAAGGTTACAGTGGTTTCTGGCAACGAAGGGTTGAAAGATTATAGCATCGTAGCAGGTAGCTTTGGTGTGAAAGCGAATGCTGAAGGCCTGAAAGATTGGTTGGATGGACAAGGATATCAGTCTACGATTGCATTTAATGCTGACAAGGCAATGTATCGCGTTATCGTAAATTCATTTGCTGATAAGGCCGCTGCTGCTGAAGCTCGCGACGCATTCAAGGCTAAATATCCGAACCGTTCGGATTTCCAAGGTGCTTGGTTGCTGTATCGTGTATATTGATTTCTTTTTGGTAATATATATTGGAAAGAACGAACGTTTTTTCCGAATAAGAAGGCGGTAACTGGGAAGTTACTGCTTTTTTATTGGAAATGAGTGATATCTCCGTTTAGATATTTTTATCTTTCTACTAAAAGAAGTTATAAATGATGGGAAGGAAACTTTTATAGCAAAGAAAGTTTTTACTTTTGTCAATTCTTAATTTAGAGAATGTATTGCCTGAATGTGAATAGGGCATTAATTTAGAGATTGAATGGAACAAAAATATGTAATGGCTGCTATCGAGGCGGCTTTAAAAGCAGGTGAAAAGATTCTTTCTGTTTATAATGATCCGGCATCGGATTTTGAAATAGAAAGGAAAGCTGATAACTCTCCGCTAACTATAGCAGACAGAAAAGCGCATGAAGCGATTGTGGCTATTCTGAATGATACTCCTTTTCCAGTTCTTAGTGAAGAAGGGAAGCATTTAGGGTATGAGACTCGACGTGAGTGGGATAATTTATGGATTGTAGATCCTCTGGATGGAACGAAGGAGTTTATCAAGCGTAATGGAGAATTTACGGTAAATATCGCTTTGGTGCAGGACTCTGTGCCTGTGTTCGGTGTTATTTATGTGCCTGTGAAAAATGAACTTTATTTTGGGGTTGAAGGCGTAGGGGCTTATAAATGTTCCGGTATTGCCAGTTGGGAAGGTGACGGCGTGGCATTGGAAGGACTGGTTGCGAAATCGGAACGGTTACCTTTGAAGGAAGTACACGATCATCTGATTGTGGTTGCTTCACGTTCGCACCTGTCGCCTGAAACAGAATCATATATTGCAGATTTAAGAAAGAAACACGGCAGTGTGGAGTTGATTTCGAGTGGAAGTTCTATTAAAATCTGTCTGGTTTCTGAAGGAAAGGCTGATGTATATCCGCGTTTCGCTCCGACAATGGAGTGGGATACGGCTGCAGGGCATGCGATAGCCCGTGCCGCAGGGATGGAAGTATATCAGGCTGGAAAGGAAGAACCTCTACGATATAACAAGGAGGATTTATTGAATCCTTGGTTTGTTGTTGAGCCAAAAAGAGAACATTAAATAATGTTTATAT
The Bacteroides caecimuris DNA segment above includes these coding regions:
- the galK gene encoding galactokinase, with product MDTEYVRSRFIKHFDGTTGFLYASPGRINLIGEHTDYNGGFVFPGAVDKGMIAEIKPNGTDKVRAYSIDLKDYVEFGLNEEDAPRASWARYIFGVCREMIKRGVDVKGFNTAFAGDVPLGAGMSSSAALESTYAFALNELFGENKIDKFELAKVGQATEHNYCGVNCGIMDQFASVFGKAGSLIRLDCRSLEYQYFPFHPEGYRLVLMDSVVKHELASSAYNKRRQSCEAAVAAIQKKHPHVEFLRDCTMAMLEEAKADISAEDYMRAEYVIEEIQRVLDVCEALEKDDYETVGQKMYETHHGMSKLYEVSCEELDFLNDCAKEYGVTGSRVMGGGFGGCTINLVKDELYDNFVEKTKAAFKAKFGRSPKVYDVVIGDGSRRLE
- a CDS encoding arabinan endo-1,5-alpha-L-arabinosidase; amino-acid sequence: MNENTDVMKNLFLPVFLIAGSLFASCTSAVFKPIPSANPWDDNYLSVAKMENYRQWGTYNVHDPSCRKLGDYYYMYSTDAIFGENQKEAKEKEVPLGYIQMRRSKDLVHWEFLGWAFPEIPEEAVRWVQAHAGGHGATNIWAPYIIPYKDKYRLYYCVSAFGRKTSYIGLAESVSPEGPWTQVGCTVKTDDSTAMNAIDPSVIVDEVTGKWWMHYGSFFGGLYCVELNPETGLPLKNGDLGHLVARRANYRKDNLEAPEIIYNPDLKQYYLFTSYDPLMTTYNVRVSRSDAAEGPFVDYSGKAVKDTTNNFPILTAPYRFENHQGWAGTAHCGVFSDGEGNYFMAHQGRLSPQNQLMVLHIRQLFFTPDGWPVVSPERYAGTVPRKFTEADLAGEWEIIRVQEPKYERQLEAGQILWGEGELKDGEWNLSTRISLLKDGTCKGEMTDDEWKIVQMNGNWSFLTEKHLLMVKFGKEEINNLIIFAGHDWENETETILFTGLDSQGRSVWGKRIK
- a CDS encoding alpha-L-arabinofuranosidase C-terminal domain-containing protein, whose product is MRRYTEILAALAISAGMALHAQTNEMVIQTKKLGAEIQPTMYGLFFEDINYAADGGLYAELVKNRSFEFPQHLMGWNTYGKVSLMDDGPFERNPHYVRLSDPGHAHKHTGLDNEGFFGIGVKKGEEYRFSVWARLPQGSAKETLRIELVDTKSMGERQAFATQNLTIDSKEWKKYQVILKPGVTNPKSTLRIFLTSKGTVDLEHISLFPVDTWKGHENGLRKDLAQALADIHPGVFRFPGGCIVEGTDLETRYDWKKSVGPVENRPLNENRWQYTFTHRFFPDYYQSYGLGFYEYFLLSEEMGAEPLPILNCGLSCQYQNDDLKAHVAVCDLDSYIQDALDLIEFANGDVNTTWGKVRADMGHPAPFNLKFIGIGNEQWGKEYPERLEPFIKAIRKVYPDVKIVGSSGPNSEGKEFDYLWPEMKRLKADLVDEHFYRPESWFLAQGARYDNYDRKGPKVFAGEYACHGKGKKWNHFNAALLEAAFMTGLERNADIVHMATYAPLFAHVEGWQWRPDMIWFDNLNSVRTTSYYVQQLYAQNKGTNVLPLTMNKKNVTGAEGQNGLFASAVYDKDKNELIVKVANTSATIQPISLSFEGLKKQDVLSNGRCIKLRSLDLDKDNTLEQPFAITPQETPVSIEGHVFTAELEPNTFTVYKFTKK
- a CDS encoding glycoside hydrolase family 43 protein, producing the protein MINKSKFIVLSFALTAFSGLSAQNDTTFIANGNPIIQYKYTADPGAMVHDGKVYIYAGHDECPPPKEHYLMNEWCVFSSPDMKTWTEHPVPLKAKDFSWAKGEAWASQVIERDGKFYWYVTVEHNTIPGKSIGVAVSDSPTGPFADARGSALITNDMTTEYTKIRWDDIDPTVFIDDDGQAYLYWGNTQCYYARLKKNMIELDGPIIPVSLPRFTEAPWIHKRGDWYYLSYASGFPEKICYAMSRSITGSWEYKGILNEIAGNSNTNHQAIIEFKGDWYFIYHNGGINTAGGSFRRSVCIDRLYYNEDGTMKRIQMTTEGVQ